In Gossypium arboreum isolate Shixiya-1 chromosome 5, ASM2569848v2, whole genome shotgun sequence, a single genomic region encodes these proteins:
- the LOC108456726 gene encoding proline-rich receptor-like protein kinase PERK1 codes for MSSAPPGATPAPTSPPPATNTTSPPPPAASTPPPTTTPSPPPVTPSAPPPSTTPSPPPPSTSSPPPSSSASPPPPATESPPPSSSNPSPPPPSSSTPSPPPPPRSPGTASPPPPPRNSGTPSPPPPPSDSSNETPTGLIVGVAIGGVAILLVLGLLFLCCKKKRRRRDEESYYMPPPPPGPKDDPYGGQQYRWQQNPPPRVEQFGAVAPKPSPPPVTAWRPPSPGQSSTPPPPFISSSGGSGSNYSGSENPLPPPSPGISLGFSKSTFSYEELARATDGFSEVNLLGQGGFGYVHKGVLPNGKEVAVKQLKAGSGQGEREFQAEVEIISRVHHKHLVSLVGYCISGTIRMLVYEFVPNNTLEFHLHGKGRLTMDWPTRMKIALGSAKGLAYLHEDCHPKIIHRDIKAANILLDFKFEAKVADFGLAKIASDVNTHVSTRVMGTFGYLAPEYASSGKLTDKSDVFSFGVMLLELITGHRPVGSSFMDDSLVDWARPLLTRALDGNFDGLVDPKLQKEYNHNEMTRMVACAAACVRHSARRRPRMSQIVRALEGDASLSDLNEGMRPGQSGVYSSYGSSDYDTSQYNEDMKKFRKMALGTQEFGASSEYSEPTSEYGLYPSGSSNEGQTTREMEMGKMKRNSYGFSGNSTS; via the exons ATGTCATCGGCACCGCCAGGGGCTACTCCAGCCCCAACATCACCACCGCCAGCAACCAATACTACATCCCCGCCTCCACCAGCTGCCTCGACTCCGCCGCCTACTACTACTCCTTCCCCACCACCCGTTACCCCATCAGCTCCTCCTCCTTCTACCACTCCATCCCCTCCTCCTCCTTCCACCTCATCACCTCCGCCTTCATCCTCTGCCTCTCCACCTCCTCCGGCCACTGAATCTCCACCCCCATCATCCTCAAATCCTTCCCCTCCGCCGCCTTCCTCATCAACACCATCTCCGCCGCCGCCACCGAGGAGTCCCGGTACTGCATCTCCACCACCGCCTCCGAGGAATTCCGGGACTCCATCTCCTCCTCCGCCTCCTTCTGATTCCAGTAATGAGACGCCGACGGGGCTCATAGTGGGGGTAGCAATAGGGGGAGTGGCGATATTGTTGGTTTTGGGTTTGTTGTTTTTATGTtgtaagaagaagagaagaagaagagatGAGGAAAGTTACTACATGCCTCCTCCGCCTCCTGGACCCAAAG ATGATCCGTATGGTGGCCAGCAGTACCGGTGGCAACAAAATCCTCCTCCGCGTGTGGAGCAATTTGGTGCTGTGGCTCCAAAGCCGTCTCCTCCACCAGTTACAGCATGGCGACCTCCATCTCCAGGACAATCTTCTACACCTCCTCCACCTTTCATTAGCAGCAGTGGAGGTTCTGGCTCTAATTATTCAGGTTCTGAAAACCCGCTTCCGCCTCCGTCACCTGGTATTTCCTTAGGTTTCTCGAAAAGCACTTTTAGCTATGAAGAATTAGCGAGAGCAACGGATGGCTTCTCGGAAGTTAACCTTCTTGGACAAGGTGGTTTTGGGTACGTACACAAAGGAGTTCTCCCTAATGGGAAGGAAGTAGCAGTAAAGCAACTCAAGGCTGGAAGTGGGCAAGGCGAGAGAGAATTTCAGGCTGAAGTTGAGATCATTAGCCGCGTCCATCACAAACATCTCGTCTCATTGGTCGGATACTGTATTTCTGGGACAATAAGAATGCTTGTTTATGAGTTTGTTCCAAACAACACCTTGGAGTTTCACTTGCATG GGAAGGGGCGACTGACCATGGATTGGCCGACAAGGATGAAAATTGCTTTAGGATCTGCAAAAGGACTGGCATATCTTCATGAAGATT GTCATCCTAAGATCATTCACCGTGATATTAAGGCCGCTAATATTCTGTTGGATTTCAAGTTTGAAGCAAAG GTTGCTGATTTTGGACTAGCGAAAATTGCTTCCGATGTCAACACGCACGTCTCCACCAGGGTGATGGGTACTTTCGG GTATTTAGCCCCTGAGTATGCTTCAAGTGGAAAGCTCACTGATAAATCAGATGTTTTCTCCTTCGGGGTCATGCTTTTGGAGTTGATTACCGGTCACAGACCGGTTGGCTCTTCTTTTATGGATGACAGTTTGGTGGATTGG GCTAGGCCTTTGCTCACAAGAGCTTTGGATGGAAACTTTGATGGTCTGGTTGATCCAAAGTTACAAAAAGAATATAACCACAACGAGATGACTCGCATGGTTGCTTGTGCTGCAGCTTGTGTACGACATTCAGCAAGACGTAGACCGCGGATGAGCCAG ATAGTCCGTGCTTTAGAAGGAGATGCATCATTGTCTGATCTTAACGAAGGAATGAGACCCGGCCAGAGCGGTGTCTACAGCTCTTATGGAAGCTCAGACTACGACACCAGCCAATACAATGAAGATATGAAAAAGTTCAGGAAGATGGCATTGGGTACGCAAGAATTCGGTGCTAGTAGCGAGTACAGTGAACCAACCAGTGAATACGGTTTATATCCTTCCGGCTCAAGCAATGAAGGCCAAACCACCCGCGAAATGGAGATGGGAAAGATGAAGAGGAATAGCTATGGATTCAGCGGAAATTCAACCTCTTAA
- the LOC108456167 gene encoding transcription repressor OFP8, producing MFIYNFTFCIAISPLSSPEKKRKRKNLSRLIHMENRFKLRISRMFRSSFASCRTRNMSDVIEKPVFSPEKHNGFHLVEPFSSSPPPKSRPFPSVSKPRDAINAPKESLPRRKSSARYPSYIVSAADFDGRKGPPPASPMMPLNLFSDCKDFGFYEKKKSLPRNKKKKNNKRLHIKSKYMSSTAAFFSSSVAYNSNTYYGGWWFSSEDETDTLFSSRTRSSDSSESLRQHSNCRKRCKVRRRRARSSDMGMGVLPLEGGTDKVKDSFAVVKSSSDPYNDFRTSMVEMIVERQIFATKDLKQLLQCFLSLNSHHHHSIIVEVFTEIWETLFS from the coding sequence ATGTTTATATATAACTTCACTTTCTGCATTGCTATATCACCACTCTCCTCtccagaaaaaaaaagaaaaagaaaaaacctcTCTCGTTTGATCCATATGGAAAATCGATTCAAGCTAAGAATCTCTCGCATGTTTCGATCCTCGTTTGCCTCTTGTCGGACCCGGAACATGTCGGACGTTATTGAGAAACCTGTTTTTTCACCTGAAAAACACAACGGCTTCCATTTGGTCGAACCATTTTCGTCGTCGCCACCACCCAAGTCTCGACCCTTCCCTTCCGTTTCTAAACCCAGAGACGCCATCAATGCTCCTAAAGAATCTCTTCCCAGACGTAAATCGTCAGCTCGTTATCCTTCTTATATAGTCTCCGCAGCCGATTTCGACGGCCGAAAGGGTCCGCCGCCTGCTTCTCCTATGATGCCTTTGAATCTCTTCTCCGACTGTAAAGACTTTGGTTTCTATGAGAAAAAGAAAAGCTTACCCAGAAACAAGAAAAAGAAGAACAACAAAAGGCTTCATATTAAAAGCAAGTATATGTCTTCCACCGCCGCATTTTTCAGTTCATCTGTTGCTTACAACAGTAATACTTATTACGGTGGGTGGTGGTTTAGCAGTGAAGATGAAACCGACACTCTTTTCTCTTCAAGGACTCGCTCGTCGGATTCATCGGAGTCTCTCCGACAGCATTCTAATTGCCGTAAAAGGTGCAAAGTTCGTCGTAGAAGAGCTAGAAGCTCCGACATGGGGATGGGAGTTTTACCCCTGGAAGGAGGAACCGATAAAGTCAAAGACAGCTTCGCCGTAGTGAAAAGTTCTAGCGATCCCTACAATGATTTCAGGACAtcaatggtggaaatgatcgttgaGAGACAGATATTCGCAACAAAAGATCTGAAACAACTGTTACAGTGTTTCCTGTCACTGAACTCTCATCACCATCATAGCATAATCGTTGAGGTTTTTACAGAGATTTGGGAGACTTTGTTCTCTTGA
- the LOC108454326 gene encoding probable chlorophyll(ide) b reductase NYC1, chloroplastic → MAAVTKLHLCTFQKDQHFCFKEQKRSWFKVKRGCFVGLPVLTRNRRGAYVQKCRSFRGGDGGEVEDKEMESERKLGIWTEKGDGFWKSLKSAVFGVSKFGSQSQDEYEKAVAKVEEVFSLIAMQIGRYIVTMMSTGVILLTGFQLSGGDSQMNTLIWYSWVGGIIIGTMIGANMVLDEHCRAGPRNVVITGSTRGLGKALAREYLLSGDRVVVASRSPESVDMTVKELEENLKEGMTAGGLSSKNLERAKVVGIACDVCEANDVEKLANFAVSELGSIDIWINNAGTNKGFRPLLQFSDEDIKQIVSTNLVGSILCTREAMRIMKNQPKGGHIFNMDGAGSGGSSTPLTAVYGSTKCGLRQLHASLLKECKRSKVGVHTASPGMVLTDLLLSGSTLKNKQMFNLICELPETVARSLVPRMRVVKGAGKAINYLTPPRILLALITAWLRQGRWFDEQGRALYAAEADRIRNWAENRTRFSFTDAMEMYTENTWVSVFSLSVVCAFIILSSTSSTLPGT, encoded by the exons ATGGCGGCAGTGACAAAGCTTCACTTGTGTACTTTCCAGAAAGACCAACACTTTTGTTTCAAGGAACAGAAACGGAGCTGGTTTAAAGTTAAACGTGGTTGTTTTGTAGGGTTACCCGTTCTAACTAGAAACCGTCGTGGGGCGTACGTTCAAAAGTGTCGGTCGTTTAGGGGAGGAGATGGAGGGGAAGTGGAAGATAAAGAGATGGAAAGTGAAAGAAAGCTCGGGATTTGGACGGAAAAAGGAGATGGGTTTTGGAAATCTTTGAAATCAGCTGTTTTTGGGGTTAGTAAATTTGGTTCTCAATCTCAAGATGAATACGAAAAAGCTGTGGCTAAAGTTGAAGAAGTTTTCTCCTTG ATTGCTATGCAAATAGGAAGATATATTGTGACCATGATGAGCACTGGAGTGATTCTCTTGACAGGTTTTCAGCTGTCAG GTGGAGATAGTCAGATGAATACATTGATTTGGTATAGCTGGGTTGGGGGGATTATCATTGGAACCATGATTGGAGCTAATATGGTTCTAGATGAACATTGTCGAGCTGGTCCAAGAAATGTTGTTATAACTGGAAG CACAAGGGGTTTGGGAAAAGCGCTTGCTCGGGAATACCTTCTTTCAGGAGATCGTGTTGTTGTTGCTTCTCGCAG TCCCGAATCTGTTGATATGACTGTCAAAGAACTCGAGGAAAACCTGAAGGAAGGTATGACTGCTGGTGGCTTATCTAGCAAGAATCTGGAACGAGCAAAAGTGGTTGGCATAGCATGTGATGTTTGTGAAGCCAATGATGTCGAAAAATTGGCCAACTTTGCCGTCAGTGAACTTGGTTCTATCGACATTTGG ATAAATAATGCTGGCACTAACAAAGGTTTTAGACCATTACTACAGTTCAGTGATGAAGATATTAAGcag ATTGTCTCAACAAATCTTGTTGGTTCTATTCTCTGCACTCGGGAAGCCATGCGCATCATGAAAAACCAGCCAAAGGGAGGGCATATATTTAACATGGATGGTGCAGGCTCTGGGGGATCTAGCACTCCTTTGACTGCTGT ATACGGATCAACAAAGTGTGGCCTCAGACAGCTTCATGCTTCACTTTTGAAGGAGTGCAAACGTTCTAAAGTAGGAGTACATACTGCATCTCCGGGCATGGTCCTTACAGATCTTCTCTTAAG TGGGTCAACcttgaaaaataaacaaatgtttAATCTCATTTGTGAGCTTCCGGAGACTGTTGCTCGAAGTCTAGTTCCCCGAATGCGGGTTGTGAAGGGAGCAGGGAAGGCCATCAACTACTTGACCCCACCTCGGATACTATTGGCTTTAATCACTGCCTGGTTGCGACAAGGTCGCTGGTTCGATGAACAG GGAAGGGCATTATATGCAGCAGAGGCAGACCGAATCCGAAACTGGGCTGAAAACCGCACTCGATTCTCATTTACGGATGCAATGGAAATGTACACAGAAAATACCTGGGTATCTGTGTTCTCACTTTCAGTTGTTTGTGCCTTCATTATCCTTTCTAGCACGAGCAGTACGTTGCCCGGCACCTGA
- the LOC108456724 gene encoding subtilisin-like protease SBT6.1 gives MHFRHTMLSAQSSFPLKSSLFILLLSLSLFHFNLSFRSSPNLTLTSDRTQPQASRANYIVRFIDYKPVSEHRSYLESSLRSEGWEWIQRNNPAAKFPTDFGLLSVRDSVKESVIEEIERLGFVKDVNVDLSYSRGILSGAFENGRKRPGKIFTSMSFSEKEKHFHHSGLSNSSLNWSRHLLMQRSQVTSLFGADALWRKGYTGAKVKMAIFDTGIRADHPHFRNIKERTNWTNEDTLNDNLGHGTFVAGVIAGEDAECLGFAPDTEIYAFRVFTDAQVSYTSWFLDAFNYAIAINMDVLNLSIGGPDYLDLPFVEKVWEITANNIIMVSAIGNDGPLYGTLNNPADQSDVIGVGGIDYSDHIASFSSRGMSTWEIPHGYGRVKPDIVAYGREIMGSKISTGCKQLSGTSVASPVVAGVVCLLVSIIPENKRKEILNPASMKQALVEGAAKLVGPNMYEQGAGRVDLLESFEILKSYQPRASIFPSILDYTNCPYTWPFCRQALYSGAMPVIFNATILNGMGVIGYVQSPPTWHPSTEEGNLLRIHFTYSEVIWPWTGYLALHMQIKEEGAHFSGVIEGNVTVRIYSPPAQGEKTARTSTCVLQLKLNVVPTPPRSKRILWDQFHSIKYPPGYIPRDSLDVRNDILDWHGDHLHTNFHIMFNMLRDAGYYVETLGSPFTCFDASNYGTLLLVDLEDEYFQEEIEKLRDDVINTGLGLAVFAEWYNVDTMVKMRFFDDNTRSWWTPVTGGANIPALNDLLEPFGIAFGDKILNGDFSIDGEHSRYASGTDIVRFPRDGYIHSFPFLDSSESGATQNVLLNSGMNKADSPILGLLDAGEGRIAVYGDSNCLDSSHMVTNCYWLLRKILDFTGSNIKDPVLFSESAKQDVPLYEDDNRLPSRRTDVNYTLYSAVTGKDLICRSDSRFEVWGTKGYNLHVRGRNKIMPGHHVIDLGRGLNSTFGSSRSRRPKFTKKTKGDSLGNRYFGLLYRDELDVPELVASHWVVPAVVAVTGFILILSIWRIHHKRRRRRRSASGRLANL, from the exons ATGCATTTCCGCCACACCATGCTCTCTGCTCAATCTTCGTTTCCTCTCAAATCATCCCTTTTCATTCTTCTTCTCTCCCTTTCCCTTTTCCATTTCAATCTCTCTTTCCGTTCATCCCCTAACCTAACCCTAACCTCTGATCGAACCCAACCCCAAGCTTCCCGTGCCAACTACATCGTTCGGTTCATCGATTACAAACCGGTGTCCGAACACCGTTCGTACTTAGAATCCAGCCTCCGATCCGAAGGGTGGGAGTGGATCCAGAGAAATAACCCCGCTGCTAAGTTCCCCACGGATTTTGGGTTGCTTTCGGTCAGGGATTCGGTAAAAGAATCCGTCATTGAGGAGATTGAAAGGCTGGGATTTGTTAAAGATGTCAACGTTGATTTGAGCTATAGTAGGGGTATCCTTAGTGGTGCTTTTGAGAATGGGCGAAAACGACCAGGGAAAATTTTTACTTCGATGTCGTTTAGTGAAAAAGAGAAACATTTCCACCATTCTGGTTTAAGTAATTCCTCACTGAATTGGAGTCGTCATCTTTTGATGCAG AGATCTCAAGTTACTTCCTTGTTCGGAGCGGATGCTCTTTGGAGAAAAGGGTATACCGGTGCTAAAGTCAAAATGGCTATTTTCGACACTGGAATACGTGCTGATCATCCTCACTTCCGAAACATTAAG GAACGAACTAATTGGACCAATGAGGATACTTTGAATGATAATCTTGGACATGGGACCTTTGTGGCTGGTGTTATTGCTGGTGAGGACGCAGAATGTCTTGGCTTTGCACCAGATACTGAAATTTATGCTTTCCGTGTTTTTACTGATGCACAG GTATCATATACATCTTGGTTCCTTGATGCTTTCAACTATGCTATTGCAATCAACATGGATGTGCTAAACTTGAGCATAGGTGGACCTGATTACTTGGATCTCCCATTTGTAGAGAAG GTTTGGGAAATAACAGCCAATAATATTATTATGGTATCAGCCATTGGAAATGATGGGCCATTGTATGGCACTTTAAACAACCCAGCAGACCAAAGTGATGTTATTGGTGTTGGTGGAATTGATTATAGTGATCACATAGCCTCATTTTCATCACGTGGCATGAGTACTTGGGAGATTCCTCATGG TTATGGTCGTGTCAAACCAGATATTGTGGCATATGGGCGGGAAATTATGGGATCCAAGATCAGTACTGGTTGTAAACAATTATCAGGCACTAGTGTGGCAAGTCCTGTGGTTGCTGGTGTTGTATGCCTGCTTGTTAGTATCATTCCTGAGAACAAAAGAAAGGAGATTCTAAATCCTGCAAGCATGAAACAAGCTTTGGTTGAGGGTGCTGCTAAGCTTGTTGGTCCTAACATGTATGAGCAGGGTGCAGGGAGAGTAGATCT ATTAGAATCATTTGAAATTTTGAAGAGCTATCAACCTCGCGCAAGCATCTTCCCTAGCATTCTTGATTACACAAATTGTCCATATACCTGGCCCTTTTGTCGTCAAGCACTCTATTCTGGGGCTATGCCTGTGATATTTAATGCTACTATTCTGAATGGGATGGGTGTCATTGGATATGTTCAGAGTCCGCCAACATGGCATCCTTCAACTGAGGAAGGGAATCTTCTACGCATTCACTTTACTTATTCAGAAGTTATCTGGCCTTGGACTGGTTACTTAGCACTGCACATGCAAATTAAGGAAGAAGGTGCACATTTTTCTGGTGTGATTGAGGGCAATGTAACTGTTAGAATTTACAGTCCTCCTGCCCAAGGGGAGAAAACTGCTAGAACTAGTACTTGTGTGCTTCAGTTGAAATTGAATGTGGTTCCAACCCCACCGCGATCAAAACGTATTTTGTGGGATCAGTTTCACAGTATTAAATATCCTCCTGGATATATTCCAAGAGACTCATTGGATGTGCGTAATGACATTCTTGATTGGCATGGAGATCACCTGCATACAAATTTTCACATTATGTTCAACATGTTACGAGATGCTGGCTATTATGTTGAGACGCTTGGTTCTCCTTTTACATGCTTTGATGCTAGCAACTATGGGACACTTTTGCTGGTTGATCTTGAGGATGAGTACTTTCAAGAAGAGATTGAAAAGCTCAGGGATGATGTTATTAATACTGGGTTGGGGTTGGCTGTGTTTGCTGAGTGGTATAATGTGGACACAATGGTTAAAATGAGATTTTTTGATGACAACACAAGGAGCTGGTGGACACCGGTAACCGGAGGTGCAAATATTCCTGCACTAAATGATCTTTTGGAACCATTTGGGATTGCTTTTGGGGATAAGATTCTGAATGGTGACTTTTCTATTGATGGTGAGCATAGTCGATATGCATCTGGAACAGATATAGTGAGGTTCCCAAGAGATGGGTATATTCACAGCTTTCCTTTTTTGGATAGCTCAGAAAGTGGGGCCACTCAGAATGTGCTACTGAATTCGGGCATGAACAAG GCAGACTCCCCTATCCTTGGCCTGTTAGATGCTGGTGAAGGTCGCATAGCTGTATATGGAGACTCGAATTGCCTGGACAGCAGCCATATGGTTACTAACTGCTATTGGCTTCTAAGAAAAATATTGGATTTCACTGGTTCAAACATTAAAGATCCAGTGCTTTTCTCAGAGTCTGCAAAGCAAGATGTGCCGCTGTATGAAGATGACAACCGCCTACCATCTCGAAGAACTGATGTAAATTACACCCTGTATTCTGCTGTCACAGGGAAGGATTTAATCTGTCGAAGTGATTCTAGATTTGAAGTGTGGGGAACTAAAGGATACAATTTACATGTTAGGGGAAGAAACAAAATAATGCCAGGTCATCATGTTATTGACTTGGGGAGAGGCTTAAACTCCACTTTCGGTTCTTCCAGATCAAGGCGTCCCAAGTTCACAAAGAAAACGAAAGGTGATTCTCTGGGAAACAGGTACTTTGGTCTCCTGTACAGAGATGAG CTGGATGTGCCTGAACTAGTTGCAAGTCATTGGGTTGTACCAGCAGTAGTAGCAGTTACAG GCTTTATACTTATTTTGAGCATTTGGCGGATTCATCATAAACGGCGGAGGCGAAGGCGATCTGCCTCTGGTCGGTTGGCCAACCTATAG